In Candidatus Woesearchaeota archaeon, the DNA window TGTCGGCATTTTTTTCTAATTATTTAATTTTTTTATTCAATATTATTTTTTTATCTTCTTTCCAATTATTTTTAAGTTCTTTTTTTAATTTCGTATTAATTGATATTTTTTTGTTTTTTTGTTTATTTTTAATTAATTTAATAATTAAATTAACAGCTTCTATAGGGGAATTAGAACCATAAATATACTCTGTTTTTCTGACATCAAAATATTTGTTTGTTAGTTCTTCTGCCATGCCCCCACTAGGTGTCAATGCAACAATTGGTTTACTCATCATATATCCATATGTGGCTTCATTAAGTGTTCCTGCTCCTCCACCTACAAGTATTGCACCATCACAACTATTAAGATTTATAGCATCTCTTGACCAACCTATGCCTGTCGCTATAACAAAATCAGAGTAATCATTCACCCGACTCATATCTTCCCAAGGAATTATAGAAATTGTTGTTCCTTTCTTGCTTTTTGCACCTTTATGAGCTGCTTCCATAACACCCAAGCCGCCGCCAGTTAATGTAACAAATCCTTTTTTTGCAATTTCTTGACCGACTTCATAAGCATAATTATACGCTTTCTTTGTAGTTATGACTTTGCTTGAACCCAAAACTGCAATAACAATATTTCTCTTGGATTTCATAATTTTTATTTTTTGATAATTTAACGTTGAGTAATCTTTCTGTTTGTTTTGTTTTTTATCCATTTTTTTACCTCTTCATTTTAAAAACGCTTTCATATTTCTTAATTGTTCAAGATCATTTTTATACAGATCTCTAAGATCTGTTAAATTATAATAAGAAACTATTATTCTTTCCATACCTAATCCCCAAGCAAGAACAGGACATTCAAAACCCATAAGTGTTTTTGTAACTTCAGGTCTGAATATGCCGCAACCACCCATTTCTACCCATTGTTTTTTTATAGGGTTATATACTTCTACTTCCGCGCTTGGTTCTGTATAAGGAAAATATGCAGGTCTTATTCTTACATCACTATAACCCATTTTTCCAAAAAATTCTTTGAGATATCCTTTTAACTTTGCAAGTGTTCCATTCGGGTCTACAACTATTCCTTCAACTTGTTGAAATTGAAATAAGTGTTTCCAATCAACAGCTTCATTTCTAAACACTTTTCCAATTTTAAAGAATTTTTTCGGCAAATCTTCTTCTTTTAATTTATTTATGGTTAATGCGCTAAGAACTGTTGTGTGAGTTCTTAAAAGAACTTGCCTACTTACATCTTTTGAAAAATCGTATTGCCAACCTTTTGAACCCGTTTCTCCTCCAGTTTCGTGTACAGCTTTAACTTTCTTAAACAATTCATAATCAAGTTCTGCGTTTTCTAAGTCTAAATAGAACGTGTCTTGCATTTCTCTTGCCGGATGGTCTTGAGGAACAAACAATGCGTCCAAATCCCAAAACGCGCTTTGAGATTCTGTTCCTTCCATTTCCTCAAAACCCATTTCAAGCCATAATGATTTCATGTATTCTATTGCTTCATTCACGAAATGTTTTCTTCCTTTATTTTTGTGGGGAACTTTGCTTTGAACATCAAAAGATCTAAATTTCTTATTTTTCCAAGATCCATCTTTTAACATCGCAGAAGTTAATCTTTCTTCATAAACAGAAGAATCTTCTTTAATTTCCTTTGCTGCATCTTTTCCTTCATTAGTTATGTGTGCAAACCAATATGTTTTTTTGTCTTTCTTTAAATTGTTTCTTTTTTCATGTTGCAGAATGTCATGTTCTGAATTTGCAGATAATAATTCAGATCTTTTAATAGGAAATTCATGTTCTAATATGGCTTGACTTGTTTTTTGCAGGTTTTCTAAAACTTTTTCTGTGTTTTTTGTTATTTCAAATATCAAATCTTCGTTTGTCTTTGTTATTGTGGCAGCATCATCTTTTCTAAGAATTCCTATTGTAGGACCTACTTCTTCTAGTTCTAAAATTTTATTATTTATTATTTGAGTTTTGGAAATTTTCTTGTTTTTTTTTAAATATTCCAATAATCTGATTTCTGGAACTTTGTTTTTTTTATATGTTCTTCCTCTATCCGTAATATTTTCATATTCCTCTTCTTGTTTTTCAAGTTCTACCAAACCTTTATTTGAAAGCCATTGAGCAGCTCTTTGAACTTCTACATCTTTTAATTTAGATATTTTAACTATTTTTTCAAGCTTTTTTTCTTTAACTAATAAAGGAAGGATTTTTAGTTCTAAATTGGTTAATTCTGATATAATATTTGACATGCAGTTCGTATTAACCATTTATTATATAATGTTTTTGCATTTTCAAGAATAAATTTATATAATTTGGGTGTGTTTTAGTTCTAATGGAAATAAAACTAACAAATTCACTAGGTAAAGAAAAACAAATTTTTAAACCAATAAAAAATGGAGAGGTCGGCATTTATAGTTGCGGTCCAACAGTTTATAATTATGCACATATAGGTAATTTAAGAGCATATGTTTTTGCAGATATATTAAAGAGGGTTTTTTTATTTAACAATTATAAGGTAAAGCACGTTATAAACATAACTGACGTTGGCCATCTCAGTGATGATGCTGACGAAGGAGAGGATAAACTTGAAAAGGGTGCTAAACGAGAAGGAAAAACGGTGTGGGATATAGCTAAATTTTACACAGAAACATTTTATTCAAATATGAAAGATCTTAATATAATAGATCCTGATGTTTATTGTAAAGCAACAGAGCACATTCAAGAAATGATTGATATGAATTTAAAGCTTGAAAAAAAAGGGTTTACTTATGTTTCTGAAGGAAATCTTTATTTTAACACTGCAAATTTTGATAATTATTGGAATTTAATAGGTAAAAAACAAGATGAAGATTCTCAAAAATCAAGAGTTGATCATGATGAACACAA includes these proteins:
- a CDS encoding TIGR00725 family protein, with the translated sequence MKSKRNIVIAVLGSSKVITTKKAYNYAYEVGQEIAKKGFVTLTGGGLGVMEAAHKGAKSKKGTTISIIPWEDMSRVNDYSDFVIATGIGWSRDAINLNSCDGAILVGGGAGTLNEATYGYMMSKPIVALTPSGGMAEELTNKYFDVRKTEYIYGSNSPIEAVNLIIKLIKNKQKNKKISINTKLKKELKNNWKEDKKIILNKKIK
- a CDS encoding phenylalanine--tRNA ligase subunit alpha produces the protein MSNIISELTNLELKILPLLVKEKKLEKIVKISKLKDVEVQRAAQWLSNKGLVELEKQEEEYENITDRGRTYKKNKVPEIRLLEYLKKNKKISKTQIINNKILELEEVGPTIGILRKDDAATITKTNEDLIFEITKNTEKVLENLQKTSQAILEHEFPIKRSELLSANSEHDILQHEKRNNLKKDKKTYWFAHITNEGKDAAKEIKEDSSVYEERLTSAMLKDGSWKNKKFRSFDVQSKVPHKNKGRKHFVNEAIEYMKSLWLEMGFEEMEGTESQSAFWDLDALFVPQDHPAREMQDTFYLDLENAELDYELFKKVKAVHETGGETGSKGWQYDFSKDVSRQVLLRTHTTVLSALTINKLKEEDLPKKFFKIGKVFRNEAVDWKHLFQFQQVEGIVVDPNGTLAKLKGYLKEFFGKMGYSDVRIRPAYFPYTEPSAEVEVYNPIKKQWVEMGGCGIFRPEVTKTLMGFECPVLAWGLGMERIIVSYYNLTDLRDLYKNDLEQLRNMKAFLK